The Pseudoalteromonas sp. DL-6 genome has a window encoding:
- a CDS encoding DUF6436 domain-containing protein has protein sequence MQNLTNKRYFIFALIGVWLVVVVSGLVYFQLGQLKPFDENKMLDRHNWFSQFKQQVVWQNKDTAQLLIITEDNCGCTIQAKPHLSALQRFAKSQGVEVQTFKLNSQLKSVVPATPAAVLIDKNGDFVYAGPLSEGLACSQGSGFVETVISNLQAGFNSSLLIADTKGCYCINRV, from the coding sequence TTGCAAAATTTAACTAATAAGCGCTATTTTATTTTTGCATTGATTGGTGTGTGGCTTGTCGTTGTTGTGTCGGGTTTAGTGTATTTTCAACTTGGGCAATTAAAGCCGTTTGATGAAAATAAAATGCTGGATCGACATAACTGGTTTTCGCAATTTAAACAGCAAGTGGTTTGGCAAAACAAAGATACAGCGCAACTACTTATCATCACAGAAGATAATTGTGGTTGTACCATACAAGCTAAACCACATTTATCAGCCTTACAACGTTTTGCGAAAAGTCAAGGCGTTGAGGTGCAAACATTTAAACTCAATAGCCAGCTAAAGTCAGTGGTCCCGGCAACGCCAGCTGCAGTGTTAATTGATAAAAACGGTGATTTTGTTTATGCAGGGCCTTTATCAGAAGGCTTGGCTTGTTCACAAGGTAGTGGGTTTGTAGAGACCGTGATCAGTAATCTACAAGCTGGTTTTAACTCGTCATTATTAATTGCCGATACAAAAGGGTGTTATTGTATTAACCGAGTGTAA
- a CDS encoding methyl-accepting chemotaxis protein — protein MLNNYSVRTRLAVLALLPIMIFLITSFFSINTMGRLVAGIDSLYDDRVVPLKQIKHVSDNYAVNIVDLLHKYRADSITKSELLANVNEARNTADNEWKAYLSTQLTAEEKRLVDNVENKLKPVLVHLNNLIVSINSGEFLSLPQNQFVYELYQLFDPLSASYQALIDLQLKEASDFRVKADENYQFIKFIMSVTIAILILLLLIVAYFIYCSIQNPLMSLRDTITDIATNADLTARAKVQGKDEIADTASNFNDMLLRIQGLVKDMAGATLTLASAAEEMNSISIQVASTATQQEQQSAMIATAITQMSSAIEQVAQNAQITSDKATSADIKAGQGQQAVADNIESINTLSTLVNTNTQLITDLNTQTNDINQVVMMIQSVAEQTNLLALNAAIEAARAGDSGRGFAVVADEVRQLAHNTQKATASINEMITKLQGMAQQAVNAMGNAESSAKESVDHANYSSQVLSEINQEVTEIADMNTQISTATQEQKMVANELSSNINEFSASITSVSESSQQNAQASQELAQLAAMLQGQVNVFKV, from the coding sequence ATGTTAAACAATTATTCTGTGCGTACCCGTTTAGCAGTGCTTGCATTGCTACCAATTATGATTTTTTTAATTACATCGTTTTTTTCAATAAACACAATGGGAAGGTTAGTAGCAGGGATTGATAGTTTATACGACGACCGTGTCGTACCACTTAAACAAATTAAACATGTGTCAGATAATTACGCTGTAAATATTGTTGATTTACTTCACAAGTATCGTGCTGACTCTATTACCAAGTCAGAACTCTTAGCAAATGTTAATGAGGCTAGAAATACGGCTGATAATGAATGGAAAGCTTACTTAAGCACACAGTTAACAGCTGAAGAAAAGCGCTTGGTAGATAACGTTGAAAATAAACTAAAGCCTGTGCTCGTGCATTTGAATAATTTAATTGTAAGTATTAATAGTGGTGAATTTTTATCACTACCACAAAATCAATTTGTTTATGAGCTTTACCAACTCTTTGATCCGCTTAGTGCCAGTTACCAGGCTTTGATTGATTTGCAGCTTAAAGAAGCGAGTGACTTTAGAGTTAAAGCTGATGAAAATTATCAATTTATAAAATTTATAATGAGTGTGACAATCGCGATATTAATTTTACTTCTACTGATTGTTGCCTACTTTATTTACTGCTCGATACAAAACCCATTAATGTCATTACGCGATACCATAACGGATATTGCAACCAATGCTGATTTAACAGCTCGTGCTAAGGTTCAGGGTAAAGATGAGATTGCAGATACCGCATCTAACTTTAATGATATGTTACTTCGGATCCAAGGTTTAGTAAAAGATATGGCAGGCGCAACACTAACACTTGCTTCGGCAGCTGAAGAAATGAACTCTATTAGTATTCAAGTAGCCAGTACAGCAACCCAGCAAGAGCAACAATCAGCTATGATTGCAACTGCAATTACCCAAATGAGTAGTGCAATAGAACAAGTTGCTCAAAACGCGCAAATAACCTCTGATAAAGCCACAAGTGCTGACATAAAAGCAGGCCAAGGTCAGCAAGCTGTTGCTGATAATATCGAGTCAATAAATACACTTTCAACTTTGGTTAATACAAATACGCAGCTTATTACAGATCTAAATACACAAACCAATGATATAAACCAAGTTGTGATGATGATCCAAAGTGTTGCTGAGCAAACTAACTTGTTAGCCTTAAACGCAGCCATTGAAGCAGCAAGAGCTGGCGACTCAGGTCGAGGTTTTGCCGTTGTAGCCGATGAGGTAAGACAACTTGCCCACAATACTCAAAAAGCAACCGCTAGCATTAATGAAATGATCACAAAACTACAAGGCATGGCTCAGCAAGCTGTTAATGCGATGGGTAACGCTGAAAGCAGCGCTAAAGAGAGTGTCGACCATGCTAATTATTCTTCACAGGTACTCAGCGAAATTAACCAAGAAGTTACCGAAATTGCAGATATGAATACTCAAATATCAACCGCAACTCAGGAGCAAAAAATGGTCGCAAATGAACTAAGCAGCAATATTAATGAGTTTAGCGCGAGTATTACTTCTGTCAGCGAAAGCTCGCAACAAAATGCTCAAGCATCGCAAGAACTCGCACAGCTTGCGGCAATGCTACAAGGACAAGTTAATGTATTTAAAGTTTAG
- a CDS encoding SIR2 family protein, translating into MSEYFEIAYAATSNRLCLFTGTGFSMSVSDSQAPSWQGLLESMCDLLKEGASLKESLFPKGGKNTLGMEEAAQVIAIELQKEGKSIHEEIAKEISSVELAGDNSPIEEFLSKKACRVVTTNYDKLVEKIVGIDECHSLTPGLPIPRSSARVKVYHVHGSVDSPENMVVTSDDYFKFINGESYFSRKLSTVLHENTVVILGYSLGDTNLKSIISDYKGFSKNHVIGSNIFLVSRSKVDQPVKDYYAHCYGIRVIDETESHDFFRRLNSEIPNAEKCTESSVENIRKVVNGGHHFTKDFLRIENTFYEIVASIAAIGLSIDDKRVVKALGQIIEFKTELTTENNAWEQYEHIARWLIYLASILDIKGTSIEKIFLEAVLRSMNTMRKELYIGYSWHAYNSWNLRWSGIIASNRVMIRYHIVANTAWPDALQVVNRN; encoded by the coding sequence TTGAGCGAATACTTTGAAATCGCTTACGCAGCTACTTCAAATCGGCTGTGTTTATTCACTGGAACGGGATTTTCCATGTCTGTCTCGGATAGTCAGGCACCAAGTTGGCAAGGTCTTTTGGAGTCAATGTGTGACCTTTTAAAAGAAGGGGCTTCTTTAAAGGAAAGTCTATTTCCTAAAGGTGGCAAAAATACACTAGGGATGGAGGAGGCAGCTCAAGTAATTGCTATCGAGCTGCAAAAAGAAGGCAAAAGTATTCATGAGGAAATCGCGAAAGAAATTAGTTCAGTTGAGCTAGCTGGCGACAATTCTCCGATCGAGGAATTCTTATCAAAAAAAGCATGTCGTGTTGTAACTACCAACTACGACAAGCTTGTTGAGAAAATTGTGGGCATTGATGAATGTCATTCTTTAACCCCAGGGCTTCCAATTCCCAGATCATCTGCGAGAGTTAAAGTTTATCACGTTCATGGTTCAGTCGATTCTCCAGAAAATATGGTCGTCACTTCTGATGATTATTTCAAATTTATTAATGGGGAGTCGTACTTTTCTAGAAAACTGAGCACTGTTTTACATGAAAATACGGTAGTGATTTTAGGTTACTCTCTTGGTGATACAAACCTGAAATCTATAATCAGTGACTATAAGGGTTTTTCAAAAAACCATGTTATCGGCTCTAATATATTTTTGGTGTCTAGATCAAAAGTAGATCAACCTGTTAAAGACTATTATGCACATTGCTATGGGATCCGAGTAATTGACGAAACCGAAAGCCATGATTTCTTTAGAAGGCTAAACTCTGAAATTCCAAATGCTGAAAAATGTACCGAGTCGTCCGTTGAAAATATTAGAAAGGTGGTTAATGGAGGCCACCATTTTACCAAAGACTTCTTAAGGATTGAGAATACATTCTATGAAATAGTTGCTTCTATAGCGGCAATCGGCTTAAGCATTGATGATAAAAGAGTTGTAAAAGCTCTAGGTCAAATAATTGAGTTTAAAACTGAGTTAACTACGGAGAACAATGCTTGGGAGCAATATGAACATATTGCAAGGTGGTTGATTTATCTTGCGAGTATATTGGATATAAAAGGTACTTCAATAGAAAAGATCTTCTTAGAAGCAGTGTTAAGGTCCATGAACACAATGAGGAAAGAGCTCTACATTGGCTATTCTTGGCATGCCTATAACTCGTGGAACTTGCGTTGGTCGGGAATCATCGCTTCAAACAGAGTAATGATAAGATACCATATTGTAGCGAATACAGCTTGGCCAGATGCATTGCAAGTAGTGAACCGTAACTAG
- a CDS encoding cupin domain-containing protein, whose amino-acid sequence MIRNFYTCDKEVDENSHDGQGSIDIYRAFRRKDFDGAWDFAIRVVMPPGSSMGEHSHGDNEEMYIILKGEGTMTIEGEDRKVASGDMIVNKRFGTHGLVNTSDHEIELLIIQASLK is encoded by the coding sequence ATGATACGTAATTTCTACACTTGCGATAAAGAAGTCGACGAAAATAGCCATGATGGACAAGGTTCAATAGATATCTATCGTGCATTCAGACGTAAAGATTTCGATGGTGCTTGGGATTTTGCCATCCGTGTCGTTATGCCACCTGGAAGTTCTATGGGAGAGCATTCTCACGGAGATAACGAAGAAATGTACATTATTTTGAAAGGTGAAGGCACTATGACCATTGAAGGAGAGGACAGAAAAGTGGCCTCAGGAGATATGATAGTTAATAAACGTTTTGGCACCCATGGTTTGGTTAATACATCGGACCATGAAATTGAGTTACTGATAATCCAAGCAAGTCTAAAATAA
- a CDS encoding nuclear transport factor 2 family protein produces MNKYISILAISISLISTIAFASDDKFDYENFVKQYHQAMTNTQQPGASKEDLEIYLSFLTDDVGNQHFPNAPDDSREPDGKKLMREGMSRYLGVHTDYKAKILEYIVGYNSIALKHTFSATGLRSDGSEFSYNKVVLDVLELENGKVSVIRRYGK; encoded by the coding sequence ATGAACAAATATATTTCAATTCTAGCTATTTCAATCTCTCTAATTTCAACCATTGCTTTTGCGAGTGATGATAAATTTGATTATGAGAATTTTGTTAAGCAATACCATCAAGCAATGACTAATACACAACAACCAGGAGCATCTAAAGAAGACTTAGAGATTTACTTGTCATTCTTAACTGATGATGTTGGTAATCAACATTTTCCTAATGCGCCAGATGACTCAAGAGAGCCTGATGGTAAAAAATTAATGCGTGAAGGTATGTCTCGATATTTAGGTGTTCATACCGATTATAAAGCAAAAATTCTTGAGTATATTGTTGGTTATAATTCCATAGCACTTAAACATACTTTCTCCGCTACAGGCTTACGTTCAGACGGCTCAGAGTTTAGCTATAACAAAGTGGTACTAGATGTTCTTGAGTTAGAAA
- a CDS encoding TMEM165/GDT1 family protein, with the protein MDIFLTSTVTVALAEIGDKTQLLSLLLAARFHNKIALILGILAATIINHGLSAWFGDWLSGNFADEYLPWIVNISFIVVGLWLLIPDKDEEVSHKYDRYGAFLVALILFFIAEIGDKTQIATVLLGAQYQSVLWVTIGTTLGMLIANVPVIYAGKALLKRLPLNTVRAIAATVFVLLGVYGLITMV; encoded by the coding sequence ATGGATATTTTTTTAACCTCTACCGTCACTGTTGCCCTTGCCGAAATTGGTGATAAAACTCAACTTCTATCGTTATTACTCGCGGCACGTTTTCATAATAAAATAGCGCTTATTTTAGGCATTCTTGCCGCTACTATAATCAATCATGGTTTATCTGCCTGGTTTGGTGATTGGCTGAGCGGAAACTTTGCCGACGAATACTTACCTTGGATAGTTAATATAAGCTTTATTGTGGTAGGGCTGTGGCTGCTTATTCCCGATAAAGACGAGGAAGTTAGCCACAAGTACGATCGTTATGGCGCATTTTTAGTGGCTTTAATTTTATTTTTTATCGCTGAAATTGGCGACAAAACTCAAATAGCGACTGTGTTATTAGGTGCACAATATCAATCTGTTTTGTGGGTAACAATTGGTACAACACTGGGTATGCTAATCGCAAATGTACCTGTTATTTATGCTGGTAAGGCATTACTAAAACGGCTCCCGTTAAACACTGTAAGAGCTATTGCCGCCACTGTATTTGTATTACTAGGTGTTTATGGCTTAATAACCATGGTGTGA
- a CDS encoding VOC family protein: MKQNIVHIALVVKDYDEAIDFYVNKLKFELIEDTHQPEQDKRWVVVAPPNFHGVTLLLARASKPEQHDFIGNQSGGRVFLFLNTDDFWRDFNRMKSIGINFVREPTEEDYGTVAVFEDLYGNLWDLLQLNPSHPMAKR, encoded by the coding sequence ATGAAACAGAATATTGTCCATATCGCTTTAGTTGTAAAAGATTATGATGAAGCAATTGATTTTTATGTAAACAAACTCAAATTTGAACTTATTGAAGATACTCATCAACCTGAACAAGACAAACGTTGGGTGGTTGTAGCTCCACCAAATTTTCATGGTGTTACGTTATTACTTGCTAGAGCTTCGAAGCCAGAGCAGCATGACTTCATTGGTAATCAATCAGGCGGCCGAGTATTCCTGTTCCTAAATACTGATGACTTCTGGCGTGACTTTAATCGTATGAAATCGATTGGTATTAACTTCGTCCGCGAACCAACAGAAGAAGACTATGGCACGGTAGCTGTTTTTGAAGACTTGTATGGGAATTTGTGGGATCTTCTTCAATTAAACCCAAGCCATCCAATGGCGAAAAGGTAG
- a CDS encoding SDR family oxidoreductase, with the protein MSSQKVAIITGAGRGIGAATALLFASKGYAVCINYKSNLKSANKLAETIIAQGGKCITVQADVSCENDVTRMFSTVDKELGKLTILVNNAGILKKQSRLEDMTADRINSILINNVTSYFLCSREAVKRMSTRNGGFGGVIVNVSSGASRSGSPNEYIDYAASKGAIDTLTKGLSLEVAAEGIRVNCVRPGLIHTDMHTDGGEPERIERLKNIIPLKRGGEPEEVAEAIYWLASEKSSFSTGNFLDLAGGL; encoded by the coding sequence ATGAGCTCTCAAAAAGTAGCAATAATTACAGGAGCTGGACGTGGAATTGGAGCTGCAACAGCACTACTATTTGCTAGTAAAGGTTATGCTGTATGTATCAACTATAAATCAAATTTAAAATCAGCTAATAAACTAGCAGAAACAATAATCGCACAAGGTGGTAAGTGCATTACTGTGCAAGCTGATGTCTCTTGCGAAAATGACGTAACTCGAATGTTTTCAACTGTGGATAAAGAGTTAGGTAAGCTTACAATATTAGTAAATAATGCTGGTATCTTAAAAAAGCAATCACGTTTAGAGGATATGACTGCTGATAGAATAAATTCAATACTCATAAACAATGTCACTAGTTACTTTTTATGCAGTCGAGAGGCTGTAAAGCGCATGTCTACTCGCAATGGTGGTTTTGGCGGTGTTATTGTTAATGTGTCTTCAGGAGCATCTCGTTCTGGTTCTCCCAATGAATATATTGATTATGCAGCATCGAAAGGAGCAATTGATACGTTAACTAAAGGTTTATCCTTAGAGGTTGCAGCTGAAGGTATTCGTGTGAATTGCGTACGACCAGGATTAATTCACACTGATATGCATACCGATGGTGGGGAGCCTGAACGTATCGAAAGATTAAAAAATATCATTCCACTTAAAAGAGGCGGGGAACCTGAAGAGGTTGCCGAAGCTATCTATTGGCTAGCTTCAGAAAAGTCGTCATTCTCGACAGGAAATTTCTTGGACCTAGCTGGTGGCTTATAG